In Longimicrobium sp., a genomic segment contains:
- a CDS encoding NAD(P)/FAD-dependent oxidoreductase has translation MTVPNVVVVGGGFGGLWAARALRRAPVVVTLVDRRNHHLFQPLLYQVATAALSPADIAAPIRSVLRRQKNVEVFMGEVVDVDRAARQLLLADGQRIAYDYLIVATGATHAYFGHPEWEPIAPGLKTVEDATEIRRRFLLAFEAAEQERDEVARRALLTFVVVGAGPTGVEMSGAMTEIARKSLTRDFRHIDPSSARIILIEGGPRVLAAYDEKLSAYAQRALERIGVQVRLNSIVTKVEEGGVWVGDEFIAARNVVWAAGVTASPLGKRMDAETDRVGRVKVQPDLSIPGDPRVFVIGDLAWLNGDDGKPLPGVAQVAMQQGRQAAKNIARDLRGEPRLPFHYRDKGSMATIGRRAAVLQMPRPHVLAKGWFAWMAWLFIHVMSLIGFRNRISVFIEWAWNYLTWQRGARLITGEVSPDLKPEGYHAHELSPSPDTQAAHDAGNRAAEDERGWMGGDVHQAAPAPKG, from the coding sequence ATGACGGTTCCCAACGTGGTGGTGGTGGGCGGCGGCTTCGGCGGGCTGTGGGCGGCGCGCGCGCTGCGCCGGGCGCCGGTGGTCGTCACCCTCGTCGACCGCCGCAACCACCACCTCTTCCAGCCGCTGCTGTACCAGGTGGCCACCGCCGCGCTCTCTCCCGCCGACATCGCCGCGCCCATCCGCAGCGTGCTGCGCCGGCAGAAGAACGTGGAGGTGTTCATGGGCGAGGTGGTGGACGTGGACCGTGCCGCCCGCCAGCTCCTCCTGGCCGACGGCCAGCGCATCGCCTACGACTACCTGATCGTGGCCACCGGCGCCACGCACGCCTACTTCGGCCATCCCGAGTGGGAGCCCATCGCCCCCGGCCTGAAGACGGTGGAGGACGCGACGGAGATCCGGCGCCGCTTCCTGCTGGCCTTCGAGGCCGCCGAGCAGGAGCGCGACGAGGTGGCGCGCCGCGCGCTCCTCACCTTCGTGGTGGTCGGCGCCGGGCCCACGGGGGTGGAGATGTCGGGGGCGATGACGGAGATCGCCCGCAAGTCGCTCACGCGCGACTTCCGCCACATCGACCCTTCCAGCGCGCGCATCATCCTCATCGAGGGCGGCCCGCGCGTCCTGGCGGCCTACGACGAGAAGCTCTCCGCATACGCGCAGCGTGCGCTGGAGCGCATCGGCGTGCAGGTGCGGCTGAACTCCATCGTCACCAAGGTGGAGGAGGGGGGCGTGTGGGTGGGCGACGAGTTCATCGCCGCCCGCAACGTGGTCTGGGCCGCGGGGGTCACGGCCAGCCCGCTGGGGAAGCGGATGGACGCGGAGACGGACCGCGTCGGCCGCGTGAAGGTCCAGCCCGACCTCTCCATCCCCGGCGACCCGCGGGTGTTCGTGATCGGCGACCTGGCGTGGCTGAACGGGGATGACGGGAAGCCGCTTCCCGGCGTGGCCCAGGTGGCGATGCAGCAGGGGCGCCAGGCGGCGAAGAACATCGCCCGCGACCTGCGCGGCGAGCCGCGGCTTCCCTTCCACTACCGCGACAAGGGGAGCATGGCGACGATCGGCCGGCGCGCGGCGGTGCTGCAGATGCCCAGGCCGCACGTGCTGGCGAAGGGGTGGTTCGCGTGGATGGCGTGGCTGTTCATCCACGTGATGTCGCTGATCGGCTTCCGCAACCGCATCTCCGTCTTCATCGAGTGGGCGTGGAACTACCTCACCTGGCAGCGCGGCGCGCGGCTGATCACCGGCGAGGTGTCGCCCGACCTGAAGCCCGAGGGCTACCACGCGCACGAGCTGAGCCCCTCGCCCGACACGCAGGCCGCGCACGACGCCGGCAACCGCGCGGCCGAGGACGAGCGCGGGTGGATGGGCGGCGACGTGCACCAGGCCGCTCCCGCGCCGAAGGGTTGA